The DNA window CTGTGCTATCATAAATAATACGCGTACCGGTCATCGTTACGCTAGCGTGTGTCTGACAGCCATAGCCAAAAAAAAGGGGAAGAAAAAGTAAAAAAGCTGAATGTATTCTCCGGCTATGAATATTCATCCGATGTACCTCATAATAAAGCCAAATCTATGGCGGGATAAACTATCCCGCCATAATGCTACTTACTGATAAGAAACGGCATACTGCAGAGAGGACTGAACGGTACCTGCAGTTGCTGCGCCAGTTGCATAGTACTGGGCAGTATATGTTGCAGTTTTCTCAGTTTCGTTTGCTGCCAGAGAAAGGTCACCTGCACCGTTAAAGACGCTGCTAAAGTCGATATCTGTATTTGCAGTATCCAGAATCTGAACTTCCACGTTACCTGCAGAGCCGGTATTTGCTAAGTTACCAGTTGCGCTGACGTTATTACCCACAAAAACAGTTGAGATGTTTACACCGGCTGCAGAGCCTGTGCAACCGCTGACGCCCACATCAAATGTAGTCTGTCCAGCAGTCGCCGCAGAGGCTGCTAATGCTGATGCTGGTACGGTCGGTAAAAGAACGATAGGGGCAACGTCAGTACCGTTTACGGATACAGAACAGGTTTCGTCAGTCACTTCACCCATAAAAGTGATGGTGTTGTTAGCTGCTAAAGCATTACCGGAAAAAATAGCAGAAGCCAGTGCAGCAGTAATCAGTGCGCGATTCATTGTCATAAAAAACTCCATTTTCATTCAGTTTTGGTGATATTATTCCTGCAGATGCAGGTGGTTCTCTTTGTTCAATACTTAACAAATAAGAATCAAACAAAGAAATATCTTAGTTACCGCAGATAAGATTTTTCAGGTGCTTTTTTTCCTGATGTTTTTTCTTTAAAAGAAGGACATCCCGACATAGTAACTCTCCCTGACTGTTGGATGAATCAAGGTTGTATTTTTTCAGGATTAGCCTTTTTTTCTGTGATAATCTTTTAATCGATGTGTGTTTAATATAGTGATAACCAAAAGTTTTGTGAGATTCACAAAAATAATCCATCACTTTAAAGTAATCATATAGTCGGCTCTGCTGACTCATAGACTCATCCGACAATTTGCGCATGAGCTTTATAAAATAACCTGGTTCCACATGACGGGGCACTATCCATGGTAGTTCTTTTTCTACAGGTTGTATGTGATGGAAAGCAGGCGCAAATACGACACGACAGGAAATTGATGATGCAATATTTACTAGCTCGCGGCGATAGTAAATATTATCGACAGCAATTAAAACAACATCCCCGCGACACAGTGTGCGAGTTAATGTTCTGGCGTTTTTTTCATTTAGATTAATAGTTTCAAAAGCAATATCGCTCTCCAGCAATAATGCCTTGGCACCGTTTAAAAAAAAAGAATCATCAGAAATAAGAATGTGCTTCATCTTTCCTCCTTGAGTAATAACATCCCTGTAAATCCGAACTTTTAAACTACTCCAGAATCCTTGGAGTGAATGCCCAAAAGTCTTCTTGGTTCAATTCTAAACAGATAATGAAAATTCTTCACAATCGTTTGAGTTGATTGAAATGGATTTAATAATAGCTGAGGCCTATTGAATATATGTATTCAATAGGGCAATTCAATAAAATAAGAATATCATCTACATATAATATTTTATTAATGAATCTTGCTCTGGTTAAAGTTATAATTACATGAATCAATTCAATAAATCAAAAGTCAACAAAAAAATACATTAAATATATTTTATTGTTTTTTT is part of the Klebsiella huaxiensis genome and encodes:
- a CDS encoding fimbrial protein: MTMNRALITAALASAIFSGNALAANNTITFMGEVTDETCSVSVNGTDVAPIVLLPTVPASALAASAATAGQTTFDVGVSGCTGSAAGVNISTVFVGNNVSATGNLANTGSAGNVEVQILDTANTDIDFSSVFNGAGDLSLAANETEKTATYTAQYYATGAATAGTVQSSLQYAVSYQ